From the genome of Vibrio navarrensis, one region includes:
- a CDS encoding ABC transporter permease has product MGKLIARCLPDSLRIALLNLQRNRRRSALSASIIAIAVFALGSAGGFGLYTYDSLKESTARDTGHLTISTPGYFEKEEEMPLSNGLSNADSLMRDLMGLEAVRGVQPRIDLTGLVSNGSKSTIFAGIGVNEREFDMKGPFLDVRQGKTLSDPRSARYDPGEPEVMLATDLARNLHVSVGDWVTLLATTTDGALNAYDFKVRGIYSTGVPELDKRQLYLHIDSAQSLLGSDKVSTLSVFLFETAKTEPVGQMLTKRLASQEQALQITPWQERAFFYLKVKDLYDRIFGIMGAVMALVVFVALFNTMTMSVTERTREIGTLSALGSYPNEIIGGFLREAGLIGLIGSVVGALACAALCALLMVVDVQMPPPPGRTDGYPLSIYFSWPLVLSATLGVVGICLLAAYLSARKGVKKPITEALIYV; this is encoded by the coding sequence ATGGGCAAGTTAATCGCACGCTGTTTGCCTGATTCGCTACGCATTGCTTTGCTCAATTTACAGCGCAATCGACGTCGCAGCGCACTCTCAGCCAGCATTATCGCCATCGCGGTGTTTGCGTTAGGCAGCGCGGGCGGTTTTGGCCTGTACACCTACGACAGCCTCAAAGAGTCAACCGCTAGAGATACTGGTCATTTGACCATCAGTACCCCTGGCTACTTCGAGAAAGAAGAAGAGATGCCGCTGAGCAACGGTTTAAGCAATGCCGACTCTTTGATGCGCGATCTGATGGGGCTGGAAGCGGTCCGTGGCGTGCAGCCGCGCATCGATTTGACCGGATTGGTGTCGAACGGCAGCAAATCGACCATTTTTGCTGGTATTGGCGTTAATGAGCGCGAGTTTGATATGAAAGGGCCGTTTTTGGATGTGCGCCAAGGAAAAACCTTGTCTGATCCACGCTCTGCACGCTATGACCCGGGCGAACCGGAAGTGATGTTGGCGACCGATCTGGCGCGCAACTTACACGTCAGCGTCGGGGATTGGGTGACATTGCTGGCAACCACCACCGATGGTGCGCTCAACGCGTACGATTTCAAAGTTCGCGGTATCTACTCAACCGGTGTACCTGAGCTGGATAAACGTCAGTTGTACCTGCACATTGACAGTGCGCAATCGCTGCTGGGCAGCGACAAAGTAAGCACTCTCTCCGTGTTTCTGTTTGAGACGGCGAAAACTGAGCCAGTCGGGCAAATGTTGACCAAGCGCCTCGCTAGCCAAGAACAAGCATTGCAGATCACCCCTTGGCAAGAGCGAGCCTTTTTCTACCTCAAAGTGAAAGATCTTTATGATCGCATTTTTGGCATCATGGGCGCGGTGATGGCGCTGGTGGTGTTTGTCGCACTGTTTAATACCATGACCATGTCGGTGACCGAACGCACGCGAGAAATTGGCACCTTGTCGGCACTGGGCAGCTATCCCAATGAAATTATTGGTGGCTTTTTACGTGAAGCGGGATTAATCGGCCTGATTGGCAGTGTGGTCGGCGCGCTGGCTTGCGCTGCGCTTTGTGCTCTTTTGATGGTGGTGGATGTGCAGATGCCACCGCCACCGGGGCGAACCGATGGTTACCCGCTTTCCATCTACTTCTCTTGGCCGCTGGTGCTGAGTGCAACGCTCGGCGTGGTGGGGATCTGTCTCCTTGCCGCTTACCTTTCTGCCCGCAAAGGGGTGAAAAAACCGATCACGGAGGCGCTAATTTATGTCTAA
- a CDS encoding outer membrane lipoprotein-sorting protein, with protein sequence MSNLIVFLSRILLGLALVAPASMAAIAPSPEQVAQMLQRADDYRLKEDAARVISLVSLYQAGELDKTREYHVYTRSNRESLVIFKSAVEAGQKMLMLQDNYWLQMPKSRRPIRITPMQKLLGEASVGDISTLTWSDDYQGQWQAQETLTLPDGQSLSTHKLALTALTSGASYQHINLWIAQKDDFPIKADLYLRSGKLAKQAWFERGDRQGVSRVVSMTLLDSIQPAKKTVIEYQDIQPWALEDKFYNPSYLIKADVSQW encoded by the coding sequence ATGTCTAATCTCATCGTATTTTTATCGCGAATTTTGCTCGGCCTAGCGCTTGTTGCCCCAGCCAGCATGGCCGCCATCGCACCATCACCTGAACAAGTAGCGCAAATGCTTCAGCGCGCCGACGACTATCGACTGAAAGAGGATGCAGCGCGAGTGATTTCACTGGTCAGTCTCTATCAAGCGGGCGAACTGGATAAAACCCGCGAGTATCACGTGTACACTCGTTCTAACCGCGAATCTCTGGTGATCTTCAAATCGGCGGTTGAAGCGGGGCAGAAGATGCTGATGCTACAAGATAACTACTGGTTGCAAATGCCGAAAAGCCGCCGTCCGATCCGCATTACGCCGATGCAAAAACTGCTTGGCGAAGCCTCGGTGGGCGACATTTCGACCCTGACTTGGAGTGACGATTATCAAGGCCAGTGGCAGGCGCAAGAGACACTCACTTTGCCTGATGGCCAATCGTTGAGCACGCACAAGTTGGCCTTAACCGCACTTACCAGCGGCGCCAGTTATCAGCATATCAACCTTTGGATCGCGCAAAAGGATGACTTTCCCATCAAAGCGGATCTCTATCTGCGTTCCGGTAAGCTCGCCAAGCAAGCGTGGTTTGAGCGTGGCGATCGGCAAGGTGTTAGCCGCGTTGTCTCGATGACCTTGCTCGACAGTATTCAGCCCGCAAAGAAAACCGTGATTGAGTATCAAGATATTCAGCCATGGGCTTTGGAGGATAAGTTTTACAACCCGAGCTACCTCATCAAAGCGGATGTCAGCCAATGGTAA
- a CDS encoding DUF3283 family protein — protein sequence MSFNLSLLAPDEKNKVELDKQASFLVWRMKEAKCGPEAIIERANKITDPREKAFFEQSIEKYKRAMRVA from the coding sequence ATGTCGTTTAATCTTTCACTGTTGGCGCCGGATGAAAAGAACAAAGTTGAGTTAGATAAGCAGGCTTCGTTCTTGGTCTGGAGAATGAAAGAAGCGAAATGTGGTCCAGAGGCTATCATTGAGCGTGCCAATAAAATCACTGATCCGCGCGAAAAGGCATTTTTTGAGCAATCAATTGAAAAATACAAACGAGCAATGAGAGTGGCATGA
- a CDS encoding ABC transporter ATP-binding protein, with protein sequence MIEFSQLERHYLLGSQSVPALRGVSGHITQGEMVALCGPSGSGKSTLLNILGMLDMDYRGEVTFQGACYPRHALQAAKMRREQLGFIFQKFNLVPVMTALENVAYPLRLNGIHKAERERIATEMLLQVGLEAYLHAMPDNLSGGQQQRVAIARALVHRPALVIADEPTASLDSQTANRVIDIMKQLGHERRTTFIVATHDARMASRCDRTIELLDGQLSQYHGEQEVISWAS encoded by the coding sequence ATGATTGAATTTAGCCAACTTGAGCGCCACTACCTTTTAGGGAGTCAAAGTGTCCCCGCACTACGCGGCGTGAGCGGGCATATTACACAAGGGGAAATGGTTGCGTTATGCGGCCCATCTGGCTCGGGCAAAAGCACCTTGCTCAATATTTTGGGCATGCTGGATATGGACTATCGAGGTGAGGTGACTTTTCAAGGCGCTTGTTATCCTCGCCATGCGTTGCAAGCTGCCAAAATGCGTCGTGAGCAACTGGGGTTTATCTTCCAAAAATTTAATCTCGTGCCGGTGATGACGGCACTGGAAAACGTTGCCTATCCACTGCGATTAAATGGCATTCACAAAGCAGAGCGCGAACGCATTGCGACAGAGATGTTGCTGCAGGTTGGCCTTGAAGCGTATCTGCATGCCATGCCGGACAATTTGTCCGGAGGCCAGCAACAGCGCGTTGCCATTGCACGCGCTTTGGTGCACCGACCTGCGCTGGTGATTGCCGATGAGCCAACGGCCAGCCTCGACAGCCAAACCGCCAATCGGGTGATTGATATCATGAAGCAGTTGGGTCATGAGCGGCGCACGACCTTTATTGTCGCGACACATGACGCGCGTATGGCGTCGCGCTGCGATCGGACCATTGAGCTGCTAGACGGCCAGCTCAGCCAGTATCACGGGGAGCAGGAGGTGATCTCATGGGCAAGTTAA
- a CDS encoding PA3496 family putative envelope integrity protein, producing MSINSINHDEMADMAHKWEVPEEEVALRPEKQVKSAEARRRIEALREIRESGLSIEEAKELGLLH from the coding sequence ATGTCCATTAATTCAATAAACCATGACGAGATGGCAGATATGGCTCACAAGTGGGAAGTTCCGGAAGAGGAAGTTGCGCTGAGACCAGAAAAACAAGTGAAATCCGCAGAAGCGAGACGCCGCATTGAAGCGCTGAGAGAGATCCGTGAAAGCGGTTTGAGTATCGAGGAAGCAAAAGAATTAGGACTGCTTCACTAA
- a CDS encoding YebC/PmpR family DNA-binding transcriptional regulator, translated as MGRSFEVRKASMAKTAGAKIKVYSKYGKEIYMCAKNGGSDPDMNLSLRHLITKAKKDQVPSHVIEKAIDKANGGGGEDYQPARYEGFGPGGISVIVDCLTDNGNRTFQDVRQCFVKTGAKIGTPGVVAHMFDHQAVFQFKGEDEEAILEALMMADCDVTDIELEDGVITIYAPNTEFFKVKTALNTEYPDLVIDVEEITFVPQNYSPVPEEDAEKFQKFLDMLDDCDDVQQVYHNAEL; from the coding sequence ATGGGAAGAAGTTTTGAAGTGCGCAAAGCCTCAATGGCGAAAACAGCAGGCGCAAAAATTAAAGTTTACTCCAAATACGGTAAAGAAATTTACATGTGTGCGAAAAATGGTGGTTCAGATCCAGACATGAACCTGTCTCTTCGCCACCTGATCACTAAAGCGAAAAAAGACCAAGTACCGTCGCACGTTATCGAGAAAGCGATCGACAAAGCAAACGGCGGTGGTGGTGAAGATTACCAACCCGCACGTTACGAAGGTTTTGGCCCTGGTGGTATTAGCGTGATCGTTGACTGTCTAACAGACAATGGCAACCGTACTTTTCAGGACGTTCGTCAGTGCTTTGTGAAGACTGGTGCAAAAATCGGTACTCCTGGTGTGGTTGCACACATGTTCGATCACCAAGCGGTTTTCCAGTTCAAAGGCGAAGACGAAGAAGCGATTCTTGAAGCGCTGATGATGGCCGACTGTGATGTGACCGACATCGAACTTGAAGACGGCGTGATCACTATCTACGCTCCAAACACTGAGTTCTTCAAAGTGAAAACTGCGTTGAATACAGAGTACCCTGATCTGGTCATCGATGTTGAAGAGATCACTTTCGTTCCACAGAACTACAGCCCGGTGCCGGAAGAAGACGCAGAAAAATTCCAGAAGTTCCTCGACATGCTGGATGACTGTGATGACGTTCAGCAGGTTTACCACAACGCTGAACTGTAA